The nucleotide sequence CTAACTACTATAGAAAATCACAAGAGAAATAGCCTCAGATAGTGATATAAAACAACTGACAATTTGTGGGtaaatgacatgatgaacatgggagAGTAATGAAATTGCGCAAAAAAAAGTCTCACTCTAATGGGTGCAACATTACATACACGAGTATTCCAGTTTTGGTCAAAAAGTCTGCGCCAGGATCTGGCCACCCACGCCTCCTGGGTCGCATGCGTGTGCGGCTCCGGGGGCCTCCCAAACCCTAGGTCGAGGAGACCCTCAGATCCCCTCCCCTCCCGCTGTTGCCGCCGCCGGTGGCCACACTCGGTCGATgaaggcggcggtggtggctgAGCCCCCTCGATGGCCTCCCTTCACGTGGAGCGGGCGTCTCCAAGGTTGCCATGGTGGTGGAGTGGCCAGCGGCACGTTTTGAGGTGATGGCCGTCGGAGCACGGCGGGGAGCTCGACGGGACGGTGGTTCCTGGCGATTCAACAGTCACCTACCGGTTACCTTTGTAACTATAGCAAAGTAGCTGTACAACAGAATGCCCTCTGTCTTTAATACTTTTCTTATATATATTATGTTATATACTAAATGTGTCAAAGCAATAGAACTTATTGAACAAAAAACAAGCCCATCTTTCTCAAAAAGGAAGAGCGCGTGTGCCCCAGAGAGAACCCCATTCTTTCAAGAAAGTGCTAATTAATTATGTtgaaaaagaaataagaaaaacaGGAGTAAGCGAGTAGGGTCAACAAGATTCTAAACGAATACCACAAGTAACGGAACCGACGATGATGAAGAGATAAGGGGCGAAGGGGGGAGCGCGGCGGGGCGATGGAGGAGGGTGGTGCGCTGGCACTGCTCGTGGCGGCGGCACGAGCTTAGCCGTGGAGGTGGCGGCGCCGTGGAGGTGGCGGCGCCGAGGAGGCCCGACCAGGAAAAATCCTGGCGGGCAGCGGGCCGTCGGCTGCCTCCATGTGAGGGGCGTCTCGATGTTGCCTCGAGAGAGTTCGCGTCGGGGTCTGGTCGGTGTTGCTGGTCAGATCCGAACTGGTGGCAGTCCCTGGTGTGGGTGTGAAGGCCGACACGGTGGATCTGGCCCTGGCACAACATGGCTGGTTGTGGTTGCTCCTCGTATGAGTTGTCGGTGGTGGTCTAGGTCGCGGTATCTCGACAGTGTGGGTGGGGGAGGTCCATTGCTGCACGGCTTCGATGACAATTTGCTGTGGAGGATAAGGCATCTTGGGCAGTGCTGCCTGAAACCTTGGAGGAGTGGAGATGCACGACACTACGGATGAAAATCTTGTTCTATTTTGGCTGGGTCGGCGATGATGGCACCCGTGGGTGTCGTTTCCCTCCCTGGAGGCGTCGCTGAGTGTGTTGCCATTTCCCTCGCTTGCTTGGTGTTGGCAGTTGTCTCTGGGCAAAAGACTCGATTCGATGCTGGATCGGTATGATGGCGGCGTCTTCGACATTGTCCTTCTGTTGGGAACATCGTGCTAGGAGACATGGAGTTCCTATGTTGTGCTCCTCCGGTGTTCGCCGTTGTCTTGATCGTGTTCTTCTCCGGATGGTGAATCCAAGACGGTACCTTCCTCGGGTCAGATCGAGTCCTGCCAATCTCTTGCCACCTCCTTAGGCATCAAGGGGGATGGTGCGTCGACAAGAGAAGCTTGACAGGAGCTGATGTTCTTCGGAGGAGAACGATGTCGATCGAGACGCAACGAGGTTCTCGGTTTTGGGTAGGCTCTTTTGTGTTGTAGTTTGTGTTGTCGTGGGGGGCCGCCGTTTGACTAGCCGGATGTGAGCTTGTGCTATGCTTATTATTCGCAGCGAGTGGTAGTCGCCTTATACTTAtaattctttatatatatatatatatatatatatatatatatatatatatataaactattACATGCAATTTGCGTACTCTCAGAAAAGTATTTCAATTCTAAAAGAACCTCTCTGTATATTGGTCAATGACCAGACAAAGAAATAAGAAGGCACTGCCATGCATGCCTATTTCTTCCGTGCAAGGTTTTTATTTGCATCCAATAACAGCATGCCAGATTCGCCGCCAAGGTTTTGATCATGGCGCTACGGATGATTGTGGTACGACTCTACCACCAGGATAATTAGAACGATCGCTAAATTTGCGAAACTACTGCTTAAATTTGATCGACTGGTAAGAGCCTAGGATGAACTAATCGATCAATAACTAAGAATCATACTGTATTCTCAATTACCAGGAGAGATCGGAAGTACTACTAAAATGGAGAAAAAGATTAAGAAAAGTTCGGAACACGCACTGTGCATCTGCTGCCGCGAGTGCCGGTCAATCAGCCGCCGCCGTCGCGGTGGAGCGTGCCCGGCGCCGCCGAGCCCGTGCCTGCCTGACGACCAGGGTGAAGCGAGCGTCAATGTGATGAGGAGAAGAAAGAATCGAGCGCTTGATTTTTGTGCGAGGAACCTCGGCTGCCGGCGGCGGCTCTACGGACGGGCAGCGAAACTGTCTGCCCGCGCTGTGCGGAATTGTTTCGGCCAGGCCCAATGGGCTGTAGCGCTCCCTCAGGGCCGGGCCTGGGGGGAATCTCACGCTGCTGGGCCAGCCCACGTACGGAGAAAAGTAACGAAATGACGGCCCAGTCCGTGCCGCGGCCGGGCGCGACGCCGCGCTCCGTTTGATCTGCCAAATAAAAGAAGTGGAGCATTTTTTTTTTTGCAAGTTTTGCCCCTCAAACTCCTCTGGGTGTTTCACAATGCCGACCCCCTTCTCCGCCTGCCGCTTCGCCGCCCACTGGGTGGCCGAcgccctcgccggcgacgaggccctCGACTTCTCCCTCATCAAAGGTATTATCAGCACCGTGAGAGGACGCTCTGCCTATTCCGACCACCTCGACGCTTTCAATGATCTCACCTAGGGTTATCGGTGCTCCGCAGCGCTGGTGGGCGTCTTGCCGGAGTCCCTCGCGGGCGCACCGGAGGAGACGCGGGAGCGGGTTGCGCTCCGATGCCTGCAGGAGGTCGTCTCCCTCGCCGGCCCGGGCGAGGGCGATGGCGAGggcgaggccgcggcggcggcggcgggggtggcggGGGGCGGGACGCTTAGGGTTGATGCCACACGCTCTTGCGAGGAATTGCTGATTGAGTTGCTCGGACAGGTATGCGGTGCTTTTGTTACCACGTGCATTCTGGTGGTTCATAGCTTCAGATTTTTGGTTTACCTTTTGTCATAACTGGAATAATACTTGTGTAGTAAAGTGATTGAAATTTGGTTCAGACACAAAAGTATAGCAAGATGGAAGACACCGTCTCTGCATTTGCTCCTAAGTATTGTGCTAGTTAGATTAAATCTTGTCCAGATCATGATGCAAAGTCAGACCACAACTCATAATCTTAATTCCTTCCTTAAAGAATGCAAAACATGCTCATTCAAGGTTGATTCATCCGGTGGCCGAAATGTAGTCCTTGCAGTTAAAAGTTGGAGACGACGGGCTCCACTATACAGCGAATCAGCAATTGATTCCACGGATGGGGCTTGTTATTTAGTTTTGCATTTCTTCCATAGGTGGTAGAGTTATGTTTTCACTGATTCATGAAGTGATTGTGTTCAGCGACAATAGCCACGAACATAACAAGAGCAATTGATTCCACGGATGGGGCTTGTTATTTAGTTTTGCATTTCTTCCATAGGTGGTAGAGTTATGTTTTCACTGATTCATGAAGTGATTGTGTTCAGTGACAATAGCCACGAACATAACAAGAGCATACTTTGCGTATTGTTTGCAGTATGTAATAATGTGTGCTTATCAATGGCTCAAAATATGGCAGCGTTCTAAATTCTGACAGGCATCTCATTTTTGGTATTTAGTCAACAGTAGTGGGCTTTTGTGAGGCTGAAAGCAAGCATACACCTTTAATATGTCATGTTCTCTGTGGAGAACTTGTCTGCTTGTACCTAATGAGTTGTTCATTGATCCAGTGCTGTAGTTCACCAATTTTGCTACTTGCTAGGCTAGACGATGTTATTATTTGAGCTCATGTTTCTTGTGATATGAAACATGATATATCCCTTGGCAATTGTGTCTCAAGTCCTTCCAAGTGCCAACGCCCAACAGACATTACCTCAGCAAAGGGTATTCTAGCAAGTTATACGTTTACGATGTCCCTAGATCATAACAGCATCACTTTACAGTTGAATATTTAAATTCTTTAACTTGTGTAAGGAGCAGGGATGCCGTTAGATATTGCACATCACATAATTATGCATGTTTCTAATGGTTATATCCGGTGCTCTTTTATGATTACCACTCCTTGTACCTTGGCGAAACAATCATCATATGCTCTGGTGTCTTTAATTTGTGGTAGCTAATACATGCTGCTATTTAGCTAGTGTCCAGATGTTTTTGAGTTTTTTGCTTTACATGAATGTAATATCTGCAGGTTGGTACTTCAGGAAGCTTGGAGAAAGATATGCTTCTGCCTTTTAGCAAGGATATCCAAAAGTTTATATGCATCAAGACACCGGCTTTACCAGAAACTTCTTTTGAGCTGGTATGTCAAAAAAATTATTCTcaaaactgaaaataaaaagaCTCGCTTCACGTATGATTAATCTTCTCGTTTTATGTTCAGCTTAGAGAAGTGAACACAGACATCACGTGTATGGTCCCACCGCCCCCAGTGGAGAAGggtggcaagaacaatggcattgACCAGTCGCTGTGCAGTATCAACCCGGATCATGATGTAAATGCTGAGAGGCATGGGTGCCCTACAGATAGTTCTGATCTTCAGCGAGAGAGTGTAACCGATTTTGTGAGCGAAACTTTCACAAGAAATGTGCAGAAGGATCCTATGGTGCCAACTCCCGATTTCCATGAACCATCTATGCGGTGTTACGACCGCCCTCAAGAAGATACTATTGGTGTTGGTGTCAGTGTCAGATCCGCACAAACGAGTCCAAGTAGTGATAATAGAAACATGCCCATTACAGCCGAGCCTGCTTCAGCTACCTGCAGTGCTGCTTTGCTTCGAGGTAATACTGGACTTATGTCAAAGCAGGTTGCGGCGGAGACTACCATGTCCCAAGAAAAGAGTCCAACTACCATTCTTCAACAAGAATCCTGTGGAGACAAGTACAAAAATTCATTCCATGATAATGATGGAGAGAGATCACATGGTAATGGCACCAACATTCATTTATCAAAGAATCTCAGCCATGAAGGATTGACCATGCAGGCTACGGTGGCTCCAGATTCTGACAGAAGCACTGATGCTTTACTGGCAACTACATCTGAAACAAGATCCTTGCCTGAGTTTGTTACTGTGGATGGTACAGGCGTAATTGCAGAACTACATGGCAGAAAAACTCGAAGGAGTTCACTGCAACATGACAGCAGTGAGAAAGCAAGTCATGTTTTGGATGAGGGTAGTGCTAGGATTGAGACAGTGGAAAAGGATTCTGGTCATAATGAACGGAATCTGCGAACTGCTGGTGTTGTACCTTCTGTTAGCTGCAACGGGGCTGTTCAAGGAGATAAATCTGAAACCAACCTTCTACAAGAGAATGCCACAGGGCCTTCTACATTGTTTAAGGAGAAGAAAGATAAGGTTCTTCTGGAAGTCAGTTTTGCTGACAAAGCCAATCCAGCACTACATGATGACGGCAACATCTTGGAAAATAATACATCCTATGGTAGGAAGACTGCTCTAGTTTCTCCTTGCTGCAATGCGACATCAAATGTGCACCGCTCCAATGACAGTCCCAGTGGGTTTGCAGCCGCTTGTCTTCTATCATTGATGTTCAATATGCCGTCCTGTAGTCAGGATAAAGATGCCAATGGTTCCACTCAGGGCTTTACGGAACAAGATTTATGCATAACATGTGGTAAAGATGGCCAGTTGCTGAAATGTAGCAGCTGCTCATTAGTTTCTCATGAAAGCTGTTTTGGGTCATCAGTGACATTTGATGTTTCTGGCCAGTTTTATTGCCCTGTATGCTTCTATACTAAAGCTAGTGAAGCATATCAAAAGGCTAAAAAAACATATTTGGAAGCTAGGAAGAACCTATCTGCTTTCCTTGGCACACAGCAATtcccaaaggaacaccatgaacaATCTACTGGAAAACAGCAAACAGCTACCAATAGCAAGGATCACTCGAATGAGCATAATACATCCAAAAGGCAAGGTCAGTCTGAAGCAGATGACCTTTCTCATAAGGGTGAAGAACCTGGTGAGCAGAGGGAAAAGCAGAGAACAAATGATACAAGTGATGTACATCCTGAAGAGGGTCAGCTGAATGGGTGTGATGCTTCCAAAAGGCAAGGTAACCATCAGTCCGATACATATAATCTTTCTCATAAGGATCTAGAACCTGGTCAgcagaggaagaagcagaaaaCAAATGCTACAAGTGGCGCTTGTCCTGAGGGCGTAATCACTGAAAAGGCATCTTTTGGTCTGAATTGTGATATTGCACCCAATAAAGATTGTGTACtcgaaaataaaagaaaacaagttGAGCAGTCTGCGGAAGGtgcagaagcccatgaagatggtaATGGCAATTCATTTTATGCTGTGCAACATTCATCTCAGAATAGATGCAGTCCTGTTGCCAACCAGAGTGTTGAGGCTGAAAAACATGACA is from Triticum aestivum cultivar Chinese Spring chromosome 3A, IWGSC CS RefSeq v2.1, whole genome shotgun sequence and encodes:
- the LOC123062837 gene encoding uncharacterized protein isoform X1, which translates into the protein MPTPFSACRFAAHWVADALAGDEALDFSLIKALVGVLPESLAGAPEETRERVALRCLQEVVSLAGPGEGDGEGEAAAAAAGVAGGGTLRVDATRSCEELLIELLGQVGTSGSLEKDMLLPFSKDIQKFICIKTPALPETSFELLREVNTDITCMVPPPPVEKGGKNNGIDQSLCSINPDHDVNAERHGCPTDSSDLQRESVTDFVSETFTRNVQKDPMVPTPDFHEPSMRCYDRPQEDTIGVGVSVRSAQTSPSSDNRNMPITAEPASATCSAALLRGNTGLMSKQVAAETTMSQEKSPTTILQQESCGDKYKNSFHDNDGERSHGNGTNIHLSKNLSHEGLTMQATVAPDSDRSTDALLATTSETRSLPEFVTVDGTGVIAELHGRKTRRSSLQHDSSEKASHVLDEGSARIETVEKDSGHNERNLRTAGVVPSVSCNGAVQGDKSETNLLQENATGPSTLFKEKKDKVLLEVSFADKANPALHDDGNILENNTSYGRKTALVSPCCNATSNVHRSNDSPSGFAAACLLSLMFNMPSCSQDKDANGSTQGFTEQDLCITCGKDGQLLKCSSCSLVSHESCFGSSVTFDVSGQFYCPVCFYTKASEAYQKAKKTYLEARKNLSAFLGTQQFPKEHHEQSTGKQQTATNSKDHSNEHNTSKRQGQSEADDLSHKGEEPGEQREKQRTNDTSDVHPEEGQLNGCDASKRQGNHQSDTYNLSHKDLEPGQQRKKQKTNATSGACPEGVITEKASFGLNCDIAPNKDCVLENKRKQVEQSAEGAEAHEDGNGNSFYAVQHSSQNRCSPVANQSVEAEKHDSLTNSHDPKSSDEIEATSSNNSGKRSSPPWRNMRHHKARFQEKETVVSCNSKKALRCQDQQMPSPSSKQYQHKRYIHPLAPPGRRPKLCWTEEEEQALRDAMLKFTPKDDAPIPWTQILEYGKDTFHRSRLASDLRVKWRNMKKKSGS
- the LOC123062837 gene encoding uncharacterized protein isoform X2; this translates as MLLPFSKDIQKFICIKTPALPETSFELLREVNTDITCMVPPPPVEKGGKNNGIDQSLCSINPDHDVNAERHGCPTDSSDLQRESVTDFVSETFTRNVQKDPMVPTPDFHEPSMRCYDRPQEDTIGVGVSVRSAQTSPSSDNRNMPITAEPASATCSAALLRGNTGLMSKQVAAETTMSQEKSPTTILQQESCGDKYKNSFHDNDGERSHGNGTNIHLSKNLSHEGLTMQATVAPDSDRSTDALLATTSETRSLPEFVTVDGTGVIAELHGRKTRRSSLQHDSSEKASHVLDEGSARIETVEKDSGHNERNLRTAGVVPSVSCNGAVQGDKSETNLLQENATGPSTLFKEKKDKVLLEVSFADKANPALHDDGNILENNTSYGRKTALVSPCCNATSNVHRSNDSPSGFAAACLLSLMFNMPSCSQDKDANGSTQGFTEQDLCITCGKDGQLLKCSSCSLVSHESCFGSSVTFDVSGQFYCPVCFYTKASEAYQKAKKTYLEARKNLSAFLGTQQFPKEHHEQSTGKQQTATNSKDHSNEHNTSKRQGQSEADDLSHKGEEPGEQREKQRTNDTSDVHPEEGQLNGCDASKRQGNHQSDTYNLSHKDLEPGQQRKKQKTNATSGACPEGVITEKASFGLNCDIAPNKDCVLENKRKQVEQSAEGAEAHEDGNGNSFYAVQHSSQNRCSPVANQSVEAEKHDSLTNSHDPKSSDEIEATSSNNSGKRSSPPWRNMRHHKARFQEKETVVSCNSKKALRCQDQQMPSPSSKQYQHKRYIHPLAPPGRRPKLCWTEEEEQALRDAMLKFTPKDDAPIPWTQILEYGKDTFHRSRLASDLRVKWRNMKKKSGS